A genome region from Carassius carassius chromosome 23, fCarCar2.1, whole genome shotgun sequence includes the following:
- the LOC132101879 gene encoding uncharacterized protein LOC132101879 isoform X1 — MYKDIFNGSPISRVTMETQSEKKRAAYFTEAELEVLMHAYEEFKPIILKRSNTAASAKARELAWQKITDRVNACNPSGATRTLSQVKMKHKNILQKANRKKTEARLTGGGLPPPPLTPSEELALSLNKGRPVVAGIPGGSSSHILCTTSDGEKRVTYTDGRIVLLDSPERTQSVTVDEDDDDDEETTSAVTEVDNAGRSTEYIPRDLPTDEGPSASAHNLSRLPAKELYKVHLQKQIRKSDMEKDLIQLQMEEKRLLIKKAALEIELLENRLKEMKK, encoded by the exons AtgtataaagacattttcaatgGATCGCCGATTTCACGAGTCACCATGGAAACTCAAAGCGAAAAAAAGAGAGCGGCGTATTTCACAGAGGCGGAGTTGGAAGTTTTAATGCATGCTTATGAGGAGTTTAAgccaataatattaaaaagaagcAATACAGCTGCATCGGCTAAAGCAAGAGAGCTGGCTTGGCAAAAAATAACGGACAGAGTAAATGC gtgTAATCCTTCTGGAGCCACAAGAACTTTAagccaagtcaaaatgaaacacaaaaacattctgcaaaaag CTAACAGAAAGAAGACTGAAGCCCGTCTAACTGGCGGGGGGCTACCACCACCTCCCCTCACCCCATCTGAGGAGCTGGCTCTGTCCCTTAATAAAGGGCGACCAGTGGTTGCTGGCATTCCAGGGGGCAGTTCATCACACATACTATGCACCACAAGTGATGGTGAAAAAAGGGTGACAT ATACTGATGGACGGATTGTATTATTGGACTCTCCAGAAAGAACACAGTCTGTCACAGTT gatgaagatgatgatgacgatgaagagaccacatctgctgtgacagAAGTGGACAATGCTGGTAGATCCACTGAG TACATACCTAGGGATTTGCCCACTGATGAGGGTCCTTCAGCCTCAGCACACAATCTAAGCAGG ttgccagcaaaggagctgtataaggtccatcttcaaaaacaaataagaaaaagtgacatggagaaggaccttatacagcttcaaATGGAAGAGAAAAGGCTCCTCATTAAAAAAGCAGCACTTGAAATAGAATTACTTGAGAATCGCCTTAAG gaaatgaagaaataa
- the LOC132101879 gene encoding uncharacterized protein LOC132101879 isoform X3 has product MYKDIFNGSPISRVTMETQSEKKRAAYFTEAELEVLMHAYEEFKPIILKRSNTAASAKARELAWQKITDRVNACNPSGATRTLSQVKMKHKNILQKANRKKTEARLTGGGLPPPPLTPSEELALSLNKGRPVVAGIPGGSSSHILCTTSDGEKRVTYTDGRIVLLDSPERTQSVTVDEDDDDDEETTSAVTEVDNAGRSTEYIPRDLPTDEGPSASAHNLSREMKK; this is encoded by the exons AtgtataaagacattttcaatgGATCGCCGATTTCACGAGTCACCATGGAAACTCAAAGCGAAAAAAAGAGAGCGGCGTATTTCACAGAGGCGGAGTTGGAAGTTTTAATGCATGCTTATGAGGAGTTTAAgccaataatattaaaaagaagcAATACAGCTGCATCGGCTAAAGCAAGAGAGCTGGCTTGGCAAAAAATAACGGACAGAGTAAATGC gtgTAATCCTTCTGGAGCCACAAGAACTTTAagccaagtcaaaatgaaacacaaaaacattctgcaaaaag CTAACAGAAAGAAGACTGAAGCCCGTCTAACTGGCGGGGGGCTACCACCACCTCCCCTCACCCCATCTGAGGAGCTGGCTCTGTCCCTTAATAAAGGGCGACCAGTGGTTGCTGGCATTCCAGGGGGCAGTTCATCACACATACTATGCACCACAAGTGATGGTGAAAAAAGGGTGACAT ATACTGATGGACGGATTGTATTATTGGACTCTCCAGAAAGAACACAGTCTGTCACAGTT gatgaagatgatgatgacgatgaagagaccacatctgctgtgacagAAGTGGACAATGCTGGTAGATCCACTGAG TACATACCTAGGGATTTGCCCACTGATGAGGGTCCTTCAGCCTCAGCACACAATCTAAGCAGG gaaatgaagaaataa
- the LOC132101879 gene encoding uncharacterized protein LOC132101879 isoform X2, whose product MYKDIFNGSPISRVTMETQSEKKRAAYFTEAELEVLMHAYEEFKPIILKRSNTAASAKARELAWQKITDRVNACNPSGATRTLSQVKMKHKNILQKANRKKTEARLTGGGLPPPPLTPSEELALSLNKGRPVVAGIPGGSSSHILCTTSDGEKRVTYTDGRIVLLDSPERTQSVTDEDDDDDEETTSAVTEVDNAGRSTEYIPRDLPTDEGPSASAHNLSRLPAKELYKVHLQKQIRKSDMEKDLIQLQMEEKRLLIKKAALEIELLENRLKEMKK is encoded by the exons AtgtataaagacattttcaatgGATCGCCGATTTCACGAGTCACCATGGAAACTCAAAGCGAAAAAAAGAGAGCGGCGTATTTCACAGAGGCGGAGTTGGAAGTTTTAATGCATGCTTATGAGGAGTTTAAgccaataatattaaaaagaagcAATACAGCTGCATCGGCTAAAGCAAGAGAGCTGGCTTGGCAAAAAATAACGGACAGAGTAAATGC gtgTAATCCTTCTGGAGCCACAAGAACTTTAagccaagtcaaaatgaaacacaaaaacattctgcaaaaag CTAACAGAAAGAAGACTGAAGCCCGTCTAACTGGCGGGGGGCTACCACCACCTCCCCTCACCCCATCTGAGGAGCTGGCTCTGTCCCTTAATAAAGGGCGACCAGTGGTTGCTGGCATTCCAGGGGGCAGTTCATCACACATACTATGCACCACAAGTGATGGTGAAAAAAGGGTGACAT ATACTGATGGACGGATTGTATTATTGGACTCTCCAGAAAGAACACAGTCTGTCACA gatgaagatgatgatgacgatgaagagaccacatctgctgtgacagAAGTGGACAATGCTGGTAGATCCACTGAG TACATACCTAGGGATTTGCCCACTGATGAGGGTCCTTCAGCCTCAGCACACAATCTAAGCAGG ttgccagcaaaggagctgtataaggtccatcttcaaaaacaaataagaaaaagtgacatggagaaggaccttatacagcttcaaATGGAAGAGAAAAGGCTCCTCATTAAAAAAGCAGCACTTGAAATAGAATTACTTGAGAATCGCCTTAAG gaaatgaagaaataa